The stretch of DNA cgatacactaaatcggctagaaggtcaaatcaccgatcgactagttttgctaaagcatggatccgctatgctgatacgcacgcgatcagttaagtacgccgatgctcacacagattagttagggcacagccgctttaggaaacatccatctgctaaagtgatcgatgttttcatcgatcaattagaaaaccagtgcacctgtcaatcggctacccagacaaagtacacaaccttggattagtaagatcgcacagtaggcacgcctctgttaggcacgaccaaagcacatcagtcagctaaacctgatgcatcctcatcggttaaggccaagacctatacaccaaccaattagataaccaaacatgctacctaatgaagttagtatagatgtttagtgtaacccaccctgttgcttaacgcaactagttagtttggttgatacccaataaatgactgcccagtacagggtagttaggttgtttgtcgagatgtaatgttcctttatttggattgcaactttatcgtgaattgaaatgaaagtgtatgcattcgttaaactccatcttgcatatcatatagattcgaccactctcgccgacggagattaccagctaatcccggaactagaaggaggttattctgaagaccccgggaacttcgtcgcggaattatctgaagccctgaaccaaagttcggaagatcttaactttactgacttcagccccaccagtaaaggcaagccccggacataacccctactttactacactgcaacctatactatttatatatatctttatgcattaagttcttaggagttgtttggaaaccttagttgcattattccaggaaccaatgtattgtacactagaacttgagtccgaatagctgctctgcttataggaccggtagaagtcgagtgatttcctgtcactcgcgtgatataggaattgtgatgtttacattcttgttatcattataaggatgacggacgggagttttatgaggtatcatggtcaagatgataccccgtctgttttgatgaatttcgtaaggttgcagtgtgtggtagcggtggttaagcgtttgaaagtactagccacatgtcgtgaaatatggtaagcggtaagcctagtaaccaatcggcccgaggagtggacatacctcccaccacatgtatttgcttcttttggttactttgttcgacgtgtaggtatacgtgttgctgggcaaccaggagtacgggttttgtagtcgcgctacagacgtacgtcctgcactctggaagtgcgtatgtcctgtagtcgcttgtggtggatctgatccacgagtcggaatggaaggcaaacggttgcttcagaataaCCCTTtgttgttccaagcgtgtgtgttaggtttatccttgcaaggtttgaatctcgattcaggaatcgtccgcctctcacgatgaatgagactgcttactccctttaccacatagagtaacaagagcaactttgtgattatgaaagatgatgtttggttaaagattctaccatgtttgagtagttataggtgcttacctagaatggttaatccactagaacctaaaagctaaaagttgatagtaaggatctactctttgttgcttttcagctgaaaactctacccaaagctaaaagccttcataagtctagttacatggctaagtataccatgagacgggtaagccttgctgagtattagtatactcagccttgctagttatatgtttttcaggtaatgcctttgaagactctactcttcccctatcttggccctgtgctcttccagatggttggtccgcggaatgggatccgtccccgggcaacactgatgatatcaagtgatgtcgtgcccgggcttaacatggcatccgtctggatgacgtgttaggaatcgtcgcgtatgttttccgctgctaagaaccttaactttaacagttgtaatgttttctctagatttgaaatttcatactgcttttagaactcttgtaatgtaatttcctgtgatgtaacatatgatggtgactgtatctctggactcaccttcgtgtgaggtaaccttattgatcctgtgtatcggtggtttatcgggacgttacccgacaggccaagggattataccgtttgaagcacgttggagccctcggaagtggactcgcgtacttgagtcggtataattcaggttggttctgccacagctggtatcagagctataaggttactctggagatacattctaccttaaaaatgctttcagtataaaagtttaaccaacaaagtatttggcaaaactacgttggattcgttaaggattgtatttagtacgtaaagccctagggtaatgcttataagggaaatagaggtggctataatatatgtatatataaccctaactaccagcattacttttctgtcaaaacttaaattcatgcacaacccaaccttactttctgtaacgacatcttcgatcgtgagttaagaaggtaaggatcctcagccaactgagggagcttggccttcccgtcggtgatgcaaaccgaacgctgtttctcaagcagtggcctacttgagatgctgccaatataccaacttcagttgactatattgggagtatatagttaggtatggggtatgaacagcgacacccccgcattttgcggtacccccgtgaatacgttgtttcggcgacgtatgttaacgttgtctgtacggcgttaattgtacagatgttgtttctatagtgaacagtaatgattggggacgctttcatgacatgctggcatgaaaggttcattggatatatatatgtattgtgattttctgcaggtacgctaacctcgttacgtaagcttgaacgtaagaacgactagtatatatatagggagagacgtattattatgatgccaccgtacttaaccacgtaagaccaaggttacttggcagttatttttgtttgtgaggacgtgtagaacgtgcatgcatcatgacatcttggattgacctgattgccttatttgttacgttgatgtactgaaatatgtgcttgtatctgaatgcctgttttgactttgtgtggtaggagtcAACGTAATCTAATATGCTATCAGAGAGTTAGGAAAGTCTTTAgtgaatcaagtgggttgggtcatgtttgaaccATATCGCTGAttttagcttgacagccaaatcaaatacttgattttgctttaaatctgtttcagcagaatcattgaacttctcctttgatggttaaaccttgataactatcatcaaaccctttaatccatcatctagtgatctatctatcctctcttggtgttgtaccttatatcgttggctattctggttacaacatctgaaagttgcaccttcaatttctgctcagatgattttttacaaattaaaaagatgtatgacaataattactttgtgCATACAATTCTctcggcaaaagtcatgcatcataacatataccatttttggtcaaatgcatggtgttgcattgtCATTGGCAATCTggagactgactaacgggtgtacCTTCAgtacaactttgggttgtcttaggtttcctaagtctatcttgttgctgttagcACTGTAGGGTTGTCATTCCtattttgtggtggtgtttaatcacatgaccatgatgccgtgtcggaacctaaggcctcatgtgcgctgcagccacatgactgagccattaggagcgcactggtgactaggtctatgtgacgtaactccactgcaatctcttcttatgcaaccttactagtgtcctaacttctaatctttgtctaaggatataggactaacCAGGTGTTAGTTATGAGCGAACGATTGTAGGACACGAGtcacgtgcatcatcaactcatgagggtatgtatcatactttatgcattttcatacgtgcatacattacaagtatcatcatccttgcatcatggtgtatgcatcatttggtcaacatcatggtaattgcattgtgtcatatgcatcatcttggtcgtgcatgggatccctcatcctcatccttgcatcatacatctcagcagtgcatcatgttcatggttatatattgagcattgcactctgagttgcaGCATTTTTGTCATtactccttgattgcatcagtataaataggcatgttttgcaatcaacatcatctaaatcattcagataataaactctgaacaggaatgtttcaaacatcacttagtAACCTCTTGTGTtgtcctcacttgctatccatgagctttgtgatgaatgtcgccgacatttatcatcatcATGTGATAATCTTAGCTCTACGAGAACTTGATCatcttttcctctcttatcttgtcaaactcatctatgtaccatctcttcatgctctcgttatacttatctcatcatgctctcgtcatcaatctcaatcttctctggtgtgattgcttcttgCCACTTTTAATGGATGaattgcttttcttcccttaaaagagtctttcgtccgaatctcgggacgagattctttttaggggggaggctgtgacagttcatgtgtctgtaagctaggcttataatttgatagtgtgaagtgtatgcttgttagtgtaaaacttttgtgtgtttgtgtgaaacttttaaaaatttaaagtgcaagtaaaaagggtatttatgtaattttataaaagtacaagtccttttatgcagaataggtgatttacaaagtaactttccaaaattactagagaccaaagggtaataatgtaagtaatcatgacttacatagcatcttgcaaacaggcccaaggttatatgtaatttaccctaacaaggacaaagattttataaaattcaaatttagtccaagtcttaaaataaaacttcatactttgagttttggagttcaaaccctaaaacaaagttgtagaacttgaaaAGTTATACAACTTCCATTTtcgtcacatttttgtttgagctctagaacaatggttaaattcttctttaccaagaggtccctgcaattttctaaaattacaaacaagtcctcaggaaattccctttctcttcctcctctggcgctgctctgcttctctgcactgcggttcaccgctgttccccgtcctcgccacctcctgctgtaaACAAAATCCACGCGTCTTCCTCAGCAGGCAATAGCAGCTCACGGCAGCAGCACTAGCAAAtcctcttttcccctcctccaaCCTTATCTCCTCCCTCCGTTCTCCCTTCCGTTGAACCCCTCCTCCACTCACTGGCGCGGGATCCAGCAGCCAAGGGCCCGAGCAGCAGGTCGAGCGCGCGGCACTAGCGGGCGCTAGCGCGCAGGCGcacgggcggtgcgggcgcggcccaggcgcggggcgACCGGAAGCTgaagcgggcggcggcagtgcgcggtgcACCACGCGGCTGGAGGCAGGCCCAGGCGGGGtaagcggcgcggctcgggtcgagcgcgcgggcgagcgggcccagcagcggcaggcggccgcggctcggccggtgcgcgagctggcgcgcgcgcgcggcagcaggtgctggcggcggctggcgcGAGGGCCGGGCGAGCGCGAGCGGGCGTTGCGCCAGGCGGAGGCGTGGTGGCGCGCGGGGCACAAGCGCTGGCGGAGCgggagcggctggtggcggcgcgaacgcagcgcgcgagcaggaagcggcgctgggcggcagcgctgggcggccagGCGCACGGACGGCAGCAGTTTGGCGCAGTGGTGGATGGCGCGAGCTGAGCAggcgggcggccccgagcggaaCCCGGTGGACGCGTGGCACAGGCGTGCGGAAGACTGCGGCCGGAGCAGCTCGCGTCCCTGAGCTCCATTTTTTCCCCAAGCGTTTCCTCTGTTCCAATTGCAGATGAAGGACCTCGTGCGACAATTGGAACAAGCTCAGGGGGTTTCTGCAAGTTCTAGACCCATAGAAACAGTGTTGTTTGAGGACCTCTGGGTAAGAGtttatgttatttcatgtgagctgtgttgctgacttgtaaattcaacagaaaattgtaggaaattccaaaaattgcaaaaccagttttgtcggaaactagattttgagctctacaacttctattaagtaagtttgataagaaactaaatatttttgaatctatgttaaatccaagataagagagagtaatattcatagctcctacatgttaactttgtagatcatgatttttggtatacaatttttatagattaagtgtgaattgatgtggaattttcaaacctaattttgctttgtaacttaaattcttttaagttaatcaattcaatttgttttatagaagaaatagctaagcatatccatTTAAagttatatttagtcatgtgtgcttgttattgcaatatgtttctAGTGCCGCTTATTCGAATCTTAaatagacttgttgtgcaactttaaagcataagagGGGTCTAATTCGAAtgtgaaatgtttgatttatatttagcctactatttgtgtgacgctaaacttaattagctattggtaaccaaagtccttgccatagattgactaaagataaattgtgcaccatgcgtgatgtacttgctgccctatggcagactttttgtgatgattgattaacccttattcatatggatgctcatacctttgctttggACTTGATTACAATTTTGTCAGAgcccttcctatgtaaaggttctagtctacctcgtgtgtcgactacttagttgatacacctttgtaactaggcttagcaatcggctactagttcagccgattttcgataggcgtaaccctatcggCCACGAgcctttgacttcttccctaccggcaaaagcccctcggccaaTGTTAACcgccctatcggtccgatccgatgttagtgccctgaccgacctggtccaatctagacaaccatgccggctatgcatcaatcggttgtttgcTGATATCATCAAACCACTAAAACACTGATTACTccggttaacactccagtcaagaatcggataggcacatccaatagagaacgtaattatcagctaagcacagccagtacagagtaggacaatcagctacacagctgatatgccccagtagatataggagaacattaaggatgaaaaccggctacacagctgatccaccaatcggctgaatacgctaagacacagaccgtacggatacatggttcgactagtctatcaatacaccatcagttagttactcgcattagtcaactagctatgccgatacatcactcgactagttctacccgatgtataaatcggcgaatgtgccgatacactaaatcggctagaaggtcaaatcaccgatcgactagttttgctaaagcatggatcctctatgctgatacgcacgcgatcagttaagtacgccgatgctcacacagattagttagggcacagccgctttaggaaacatccatctgctaaagtgatcgatgttttcatcgatcaattagaaaaccagtgcacctgtcaatcggctaaccagaccaaagtacacaaccttggattagtaagatcgcacagtaggcacgcctctgttaggcacgaccaaagcacatcagtcagctaaacctgatgcatcctcatcggttaaggccaagacctatacaccaaccaattagaaaaccaaacatgctacctaatgaagttagtatagatgtttagggtaacccaccctgttgcttaacgcaACTAgatagtttggttgatacccgataaatgactgcccagtacagggtagttaggttgtttgtcgagaTATAATGTTcctttgtttggattgcaactttatcgtgaattgaaatgaaagtgtatgcattcgttaaactccatcttgcatatcatatagattcgaccactctcgccgatggagattaccagctaatcccggaaccagaaggaggttattctgaagaccacgggaacttcgtcgcggaattatctgaagccctaaaccaaagttcggaagatcttaactttactgacttcagccccaccagtaaaggcaagccccggacataacccctactttactacactgcaacctatactatttatatatatctttatgcattaagttcttaggagttgtttggaaaccttagttgcattattccaggaaccaatgtattgtacactagaacttgagtccgaatagctgctctgcttataggaccggtagaagtcgagtgatttcctgtcactcgcgcgatataggaattgtgatgtttacattcttgttatcattataaTGATGACGGACGGgggttttatgaggtatcatggtcaagatgataccccatctgttttgatgaatttcgtaaggtcgcagtgtgtggtagcggtggttaagcgtttgaaagtactagccacatgtcgtgaaatatggtaagcggtaagcctagtaaccaatcggcccgaggagtggacatacctcccaccacatgtatttgcttcttttggttactttgttcgacgtgtaggtatacgtgttgctgggcaaccaggagtacgggttttgtagtcgcgctacagacgtacgtcctgcactttggaagtgcgtatgtcctgcagtcgcttgtggtggatctgatccacgagtcggaatgaaaggcaaacggttgcttcggaatgaccctttggtgttccaagcgtttgtgtgttaggtttatccttgcaaggtttgaatctcgattcaggaatcgtccgcctctcacgatgaatgagactgcttactccctttaccacatagagtaacaagaacaactttgtgattatgaaagatgatatttggttaaagattctagcatgtttgagtagttataggtgcttacctagaatggttaatccactagaacctgaaagctaaaagttgaaagtaaggatctactctttgttgcttttcagctgaaaactctacccaaagctaaaagcctttataagtctagttacatggctaagtataccatgagacgggtaagccttgcggagtattagtatactcagccttgctagttatatgtttttcaggtaatgcctttgaagactctactcttccccaatcttggccctgtgctcttccagatggttggtccgcggaataggatccgtccccgggcaacactgatgatatcaagtgatgtcgtgcccgagcTTAACATGGTATCCGTCTGgacgacgtgttaggaatcgtcgcgtatgttttccgctgctaagaaccttaactttaacagttgtaatgttttctctagatttgaaatttcatactgcttttagaattcttgtaatgtaatttcctgtgatgtaacatatgatggtgactgtatctctggactcaccttcgtgtgaggtaactttattgatcctgtgtatcggtggtttatcgagacgttacctgacaggccaagcgattataccgtttgaagcacgttagagccaagggattataccgtttgaagcacgttggagcccttggaagtggactcgcgtacttgagtcggtataattcagattggttctgccacaatttctCCAACCTACGCCTTGCGTCTTGCTTGCAGACGACATCAGTGTCCCCCTCCTTAAACCATGTGTTCCGCGTCCTAAGTCCTAACAATGCTTTTAAGCCCAAGGGCATTATTGTCCAGGCCTCGACGAACCTCATTGAACGTAATGAGACATCACTTTAATTGCCTAATGCGTAGAGCATATTGTAATGTGACTTTACAAGATATTTGACTTATTTTCTACCACTGGAGGCTGTGTACTACTCTGCACGTTTGGGGGGAGACAGAGAATACCATTCCCTTGCAAATTGTGGCGGCAACCTATAGtggggcgtggcggcggcgcccacACCACATCAAGATGCTGGCTCACCGCGCCGTCGATTAATTAAATCAAATCAGCTTATATATAGGTGGCAGCCGAAAAATGTAGTCTTTGAGGTCCTAAGATGGCAGCCACCGGCGCCGGCACCACGCCGAGCACTGTTCTGACCATGAAGCTGCTCGTGGACTCCAGGCCGCTGCGCCGGCGCGTTGTGTTCGCGGAGGCTGGCAAAGACACAGTCGACTTCCTCTTCTCCCTCCTTGCCATGCCGGCCGGCACGGCGGTGAAGCTGCTGGGGAAGGAATCCATGGCCGGCTGCATGGGGAACCTCTACGGCAGCGGCGAGAAGCTCGACGACGCCTACGTCCACCCCGACGCGGCCAACAAGGACGCGGTCCTCTGCGCCACCGTGCCGACGTCCcctgcggcggcggggcccAACAGCTCCCTCCTCTTCCGCCTGCCGCCGGAGCCTACACCGGTTCCGGCCCCGGCACCGAGGAGGCTCTTCGTCTGCGGCAGCAACTACAACAACTGCCGCGGCTACGTGACGGAGGTGAGAGGCACTCGCTGCCCGAA from Panicum hallii strain FIL2 chromosome 3, PHallii_v3.1, whole genome shotgun sequence encodes:
- the LOC112886269 gene encoding uncharacterized protein LOC112886269 isoform X1; protein product: MAATGAGTTPSTVLTMKLLVDSRPLRRRVVFAEAGKDTVDFLFSLLAMPAGTAVKLLGKESMAGCMGNLYGSGEKLDDAYVHPDAANKDAVLCATVPTSPAAAGPNSSLLFRLPPEPTPVPAPAPRRLFVCGSNYNNCRGYVTEVRGTRCPNCSNQITADAKLVGLPPAPPPPVPAREATRRGFVQGGAVTYTVTDDLVISPMSNVSSIALLNACAVRDLGALQERTVQIGYKEGLEILRASLQSKTVLTDVFLGKKPPSMNNGRSTTLSSGRRHESLTWRA
- the LOC112886269 gene encoding uncharacterized protein LOC112886269 isoform X2 codes for the protein MAATGAGTTPSTVLTMKLLVDSRPLRRRVVFAEAGKDTVDFLFSLLAMPAGTAVKLLGKESMAGCMGNLYGSGEKLDDAYVHPDAANKDAVLCATVPTSPAAAGPNSSLLFRLPPEPTPVPAPAPRRLFVCGSNYNNCRGYVTEVRGTRCPNCSNQITADAKLVGLPPAPPPPVPAREATRRGFVQGGAVTYTVTDDLVISPMSNVSSIALLNACAVRDLGALQERTVQIGVWRFSEPRCSPRLC